In the Sinorhizobium arboris LMG 14919 genome, one interval contains:
- a CDS encoding heme ABC transporter ATP-binding protein: protein MIRASDISVRLAGRQVLHNISLDAAPGAMTAIVGPNGSGKTTTLKAISGELTPSAGKITINGLDIASLKPWELALKRGVLPQSTVISFPFTVREIVRLGLMANGGKASAHDRIADQALEAVDLAGFSGRFYQELSGGEQQRVQLARVLCQISAPVADGEPRYLLLDEPVSSLDIRHQLTIMRLARQFCAGGGGVVAVMHDLNLTSMFADQIVMMKAGRIRARGAPKDVLTDETMEAVFGCRMRVSVAPAHDIPFVLPQSATM, encoded by the coding sequence ATGATCAGAGCATCCGACATTTCCGTCCGCCTTGCCGGAAGGCAGGTCCTGCACAACATTTCCCTCGATGCGGCCCCCGGAGCCATGACGGCAATCGTCGGCCCGAACGGATCGGGAAAGACCACGACCTTGAAGGCGATCTCGGGCGAGCTCACGCCTTCGGCCGGCAAGATCACCATCAACGGTCTCGACATCGCCAGCCTGAAACCATGGGAGCTTGCGCTGAAACGCGGCGTGCTGCCGCAGTCGACCGTCATTTCCTTCCCGTTCACCGTCAGGGAAATCGTGCGCCTCGGCCTCATGGCCAACGGCGGCAAAGCTTCCGCCCACGACCGGATTGCCGACCAGGCGCTCGAGGCGGTCGATCTTGCCGGGTTTTCCGGACGCTTCTACCAGGAACTCTCGGGGGGCGAGCAGCAGCGCGTCCAGCTCGCACGCGTCCTCTGCCAGATCTCGGCCCCGGTCGCGGACGGCGAGCCGCGCTATCTGCTGCTCGATGAGCCTGTATCAAGCCTCGACATCCGCCACCAGCTTACGATCATGCGGCTTGCGCGCCAATTCTGCGCCGGCGGCGGCGGCGTCGTCGCAGTCATGCACGATCTCAACCTGACATCGATGTTTGCCGATCAGATCGTGATGATGAAAGCCGGCCGCATCCGGGCGCGCGGAGCACCGAAAGACGTGCTGACCGACGAGACCATGGAAGCGGTCTTCGGCTGCCGGATGCGGGTGAGCGTAGCTCCGGCACACGATATCCCGTTCGTATTGCCGCAGTCCGCCACGATGTGA
- a CDS encoding DUF883 family protein: MATGMFSGSGSRKRNGSAIDPSVEDQLNEIREDIAQLMALIADRGAAATRDAKAKARGARDQAETDLHALMESGEQMLSDLRGRYADTEREVRRTIREHPLATLGTAAVIGLIAAALLRR, from the coding sequence ATGGCGACAGGCATGTTCTCAGGCTCGGGCAGCCGCAAGCGCAACGGCAGCGCAATCGATCCGTCGGTAGAGGATCAGCTGAACGAAATACGCGAAGACATCGCGCAGCTCATGGCGCTGATTGCCGACCGAGGCGCTGCGGCTACGCGTGACGCAAAGGCCAAGGCGCGCGGCGCCCGTGACCAGGCGGAAACCGACCTGCACGCACTGATGGAGAGCGGCGAGCAGATGCTTTCCGACTTGCGCGGCCGCTATGCGGATACCGAAAGGGAGGTCCGTCGGACGATACGCGAGCATCCTCTTGCGACTCTCGGCACCGCAGCCGTCATCGGCCTCATCGCAGCCGCTTTGCTGCGCCGATGA
- a CDS encoding sensor histidine kinase, translating to MREKTEAMLPAVAQVLDAPERLGVLQAAVPDMSIPDEDFDGLARLAASLFDAPVALVSLVDREWQWFKASIGTAETRSHVRESFCVHTIAGGDGGAFLVLDASRHPAFRHRRAVAGPPSVRFYAGAPIVLDGQAIGTVAVLDVVPRSEVSVKQQGELQRIAGVAASLFRLKDEARRRALKEAALSREEQRLAMALDAANVGSWLWDIRAGTVSGNGAMMRMFGLPPERTVGAKAIFSAIHPEDRIPTFSKLRQAMAANEEYDGMFRIGTNGRWLLGRGRVHDRDSKGAPLSFLGMTIDVSEQQASANRMRLLLKELNHRVKNTLAMLQSLARQTLRQTSDPAEFMTAFAGRLQAISEAHGLLSDYEWGTIHLSELISKQLLPYVSDYSQQVELHKDEILLGPDQAVGLGLVLHELATNAVKYGALSVPSGKIVLTARRVVEDGESVLHLTWTEVGGPPIREPRRRGFGSILIERSLDKIIGSSVKVEYLPAGVTALIRLPL from the coding sequence ATGCGTGAGAAGACAGAGGCGATGCTTCCAGCGGTAGCGCAGGTGCTCGACGCGCCGGAGCGGCTCGGCGTCCTTCAGGCTGCCGTGCCGGACATGTCGATTCCCGACGAGGATTTCGACGGGCTGGCGCGGCTTGCCGCGAGCCTTTTCGACGCGCCTGTCGCTCTCGTCAGCCTGGTCGACCGCGAATGGCAATGGTTCAAGGCATCAATCGGAACGGCGGAAACGCGGTCGCACGTTCGGGAGTCCTTCTGCGTTCATACGATCGCAGGAGGCGATGGCGGCGCCTTTCTCGTGCTCGATGCCTCTCGTCATCCGGCATTCCGCCACCGGCGGGCGGTCGCCGGACCGCCATCCGTACGATTTTATGCGGGCGCGCCGATTGTTCTGGACGGCCAGGCGATCGGAACTGTCGCGGTTCTCGATGTCGTGCCCCGTTCCGAGGTCTCGGTCAAGCAGCAGGGCGAGCTCCAGCGTATCGCGGGTGTCGCCGCCTCGCTGTTCAGGCTGAAGGACGAGGCGCGCCGGCGTGCGCTCAAGGAGGCGGCGCTTTCCCGCGAGGAGCAACGGCTGGCCATGGCGCTCGACGCGGCTAATGTCGGCAGCTGGCTCTGGGACATTCGCGCCGGCACGGTTTCCGGCAACGGCGCAATGATGCGCATGTTCGGCCTACCGCCGGAACGCACGGTGGGTGCCAAGGCGATCTTCTCCGCTATTCATCCTGAGGATCGCATCCCGACGTTCTCGAAGCTCCGTCAGGCGATGGCTGCCAATGAGGAATATGACGGCATGTTCCGGATAGGCACGAACGGGCGGTGGCTGCTCGGCCGCGGCCGCGTGCACGACCGCGACAGCAAGGGCGCTCCCTTGAGCTTCCTCGGCATGACGATCGACGTCTCCGAGCAGCAGGCGTCGGCGAACCGCATGAGGTTGTTGCTGAAGGAGCTGAACCACCGGGTCAAGAACACGCTTGCAATGCTCCAGTCGCTCGCCCGCCAAACGCTTCGCCAGACGAGCGACCCCGCCGAATTCATGACTGCATTTGCCGGCCGGCTCCAGGCGATCTCCGAGGCGCATGGCCTCCTTTCCGATTACGAATGGGGCACGATCCACCTTTCGGAACTGATTTCGAAACAGCTGCTGCCCTATGTCAGCGACTATTCGCAGCAGGTCGAGCTGCACAAGGACGAGATCCTGCTGGGTCCCGACCAGGCGGTCGGGCTTGGACTGGTGCTGCACGAACTGGCGACCAATGCCGTAAAATACGGCGCGCTCTCGGTGCCGTCGGGGAAGATCGTTCTGACCGCGCGCCGCGTGGTCGAGGACGGCGAATCCGTGCTGCATCTGACCTGGACCGAAGTGGGCGGACCTCCCATTCGCGAGCCGCGCCGCCGCGGTTTCGGCTCGATCCTGATCGAACGCAGCCTCGACAAGATCATTGGCAGTTCGGTGAAAGTCGAATATCTGCCGGCCGGCGTCACGGCGCTGATCCGGCTGCCGCTTTGA
- a CDS encoding RNA polymerase sigma factor — protein MSSENQEFKREMLAALPSLRAFAMSLIGRHDRADDLVQDTIMKAWAKQDHFEIGTNMKAWLFTILRNELYSQMRKRGREVQDSDGHFTETLAHHPEQYGSLDLQDFRRALDQLPPDQREAIILVGASGFSYEEAATICGCALGTIKSRVNRARQRLQEILQVRGENDYGPDETSAPITSRAFVS, from the coding sequence ATGTCATCCGAAAACCAAGAGTTCAAGCGTGAGATGCTTGCCGCGCTGCCGAGCTTGCGCGCCTTCGCGATGTCGCTGATCGGGCGGCACGACCGCGCGGACGATCTCGTCCAGGACACGATCATGAAGGCCTGGGCCAAGCAGGACCATTTCGAAATCGGCACCAATATGAAGGCGTGGCTTTTCACGATCTTGCGCAACGAGCTTTACAGCCAGATGCGCAAGCGTGGGCGCGAAGTACAGGACAGCGACGGCCATTTCACGGAGACGCTTGCCCACCATCCGGAGCAATACGGCTCGCTGGATCTGCAGGATTTCCGCCGGGCGCTCGACCAATTGCCGCCCGACCAACGCGAAGCGATCATTCTTGTGGGGGCCTCGGGTTTTTCTTACGAGGAAGCGGCCACGATCTGCGGCTGCGCGCTCGGCACGATCAAGAGCCGCGTCAACAGGGCGCGTCAGCGGCTGCAGGAAATTCTCCAGGTAAGGGGAGAAAACGACTACGGGCCGGACGAAACCTCCGCACCCATTACGTCGCGTGCGTTTGTTTCCTGA
- the rsiA1 gene encoding anti-sigma factor RsiA1 has product MIGKKPSSDDPNAQIAVKLKALYQSVQEEAIPARFLDLLEKLEAAEQQSAMQGKE; this is encoded by the coding sequence ATGATCGGCAAAAAACCGTCCTCCGACGATCCGAATGCGCAGATTGCGGTTAAGCTGAAGGCCCTCTATCAGTCGGTGCAAGAGGAAGCGATACCGGCACGCTTTCTCGATCTGCTTGAAAAGCTGGAAGCTGCGGAACAGCAATCGGCTATGCAGGGCAAGGAGTAA
- the rsiB1 gene encoding PhyR-type response regulator RsiB1, with the protein MTLSTRIAPFLPYLRRYSRALTGSQTSGDAYVAAVLEALIADTSIFPEASSDRVALFRLFTSMFGSSSVLVPEPVSPFAWEQRASVNLAAVSPLARQAFLLVSVEAFSPQEAAEVLDVDAARLTALLDRASQEISRQVATDIMIIEDEPLIAIDIEQMVESLGHRVTGIARTKDEAVALYEMTKPNMVLADIQLADGSSGIDAVNEILQTAAVPVIFITAFPERLLTGERPEPTFLVTKPFNPEMVKALISQALFFNETTKAAA; encoded by the coding sequence ATGACATTGTCCACCCGTATCGCTCCATTTCTTCCCTATCTACGCCGCTACTCCCGCGCTCTGACCGGGTCCCAGACCTCTGGAGACGCCTATGTCGCGGCCGTGCTTGAGGCACTTATCGCGGATACGTCGATCTTTCCGGAAGCAAGCAGCGACAGGGTAGCGTTGTTCCGTCTCTTCACATCCATGTTCGGCTCCTCCTCCGTCCTCGTACCGGAGCCGGTATCGCCCTTTGCCTGGGAACAGCGCGCTTCCGTCAATCTTGCGGCTGTCTCGCCGCTCGCCCGCCAGGCGTTCCTGCTCGTATCGGTCGAAGCGTTCAGCCCACAGGAAGCCGCTGAAGTACTCGATGTGGATGCCGCAAGGCTGACCGCGCTTCTCGACCGCGCATCCCAGGAAATTTCCCGCCAGGTTGCTACCGATATCATGATCATCGAGGACGAGCCGCTGATCGCGATCGACATCGAGCAAATGGTCGAAAGCCTCGGCCATCGTGTGACCGGGATCGCACGCACCAAAGACGAAGCCGTCGCCCTCTACGAGATGACAAAGCCGAACATGGTGCTCGCGGATATTCAGCTCGCCGACGGAAGCTCGGGGATCGACGCGGTCAACGAAATCCTGCAGACGGCTGCCGTTCCGGTGATTTTCATCACTGCCTTCCCCGAGCGTCTCCTGACGGGTGAGCGTCCCGAGCCCACCTTCCTCGTCACCAAGCCTTTCAACCCGGAAATGGTGAAGGCTCTGATCAGCCAGGCGCTGTTCTTCAACGAAACGACGAAAGCCGCGGCCTGA
- a CDS encoding FGGY-family carbohydrate kinase → MREYVVAVDIGTGSARAGIFDRRGGLLARADRAIAMNRPEENHAEHDSEDIWAAVCGAVRAARENAAVPAASIAAIGFDATCSLVVRDRDGAPLSVNRQGEARWDTIVWLDHRGLAEADFCTATKHPVLDHSGRVMSPEMEMPKLMWLKRNLPQQWERAGYFFDLADYMSWRATGSTARSRCTLTAKWNYLAHEECGWQQDYLEQIGLEDLLERGGLPEKTQPVERGVGHLTARAAEELGLDTECQVAPGLIDAYAGALGVLGGFADDPAKLERQLALIGGTSSCIVAFSKDMKPGFGMWGPYFEAVLPGLWLIEGGQSATGALLDHIVRLHGGGLPPTTETHATIIARIQEMRALHGADFAHRLHVLPDFHGNRSPLADPHALGVISGLALDSSFDALCRLYWRTCVAIALGIRHILEMMKEAGYELDTLHVTGGHVRNPLLMELYCDVSGCRVIAPQAPDAVLLGTAMTAAVAGRLYPDLASAGPAMSSIGTERLPDPALRHVYDRDYRRFLALYRHREELESME, encoded by the coding sequence ATGCGCGAATATGTCGTGGCGGTCGATATCGGAACCGGCAGCGCCCGCGCCGGCATTTTCGACCGGCGGGGTGGGCTGCTGGCGCGGGCCGATCGGGCGATTGCGATGAACCGTCCGGAGGAAAATCACGCGGAACACGATTCCGAAGACATCTGGGCTGCCGTCTGCGGCGCGGTCAGGGCGGCGCGCGAAAACGCGGCAGTGCCGGCGGCGAGCATCGCGGCGATCGGTTTCGATGCCACCTGCTCGCTCGTCGTGCGCGATCGCGACGGCGCGCCGCTCTCGGTCAACCGCCAGGGAGAGGCGCGCTGGGACACCATCGTCTGGCTCGACCACAGGGGGTTGGCGGAAGCCGACTTCTGTACGGCGACCAAGCATCCCGTTCTCGACCATTCGGGGCGCGTGATGTCGCCCGAGATGGAAATGCCGAAGCTGATGTGGTTGAAGCGCAACCTTCCGCAGCAATGGGAGCGGGCCGGGTATTTCTTCGATCTCGCGGACTACATGTCGTGGCGGGCGACCGGAAGTACGGCCCGCTCGCGCTGTACGCTAACGGCAAAATGGAACTATCTCGCTCACGAGGAATGCGGCTGGCAGCAGGATTACCTGGAGCAGATCGGCCTCGAGGACCTCCTGGAGCGTGGCGGCCTGCCCGAGAAGACGCAACCGGTGGAGCGCGGCGTCGGGCATCTGACCGCTCGCGCGGCGGAGGAGCTCGGACTCGACACCGAGTGCCAGGTCGCGCCGGGGCTGATCGATGCCTATGCCGGGGCGCTCGGCGTGCTCGGCGGCTTTGCGGACGACCCGGCGAAGCTGGAGCGCCAGCTGGCACTTATCGGCGGAACCTCGAGCTGCATCGTCGCTTTCTCGAAAGACATGAAGCCGGGTTTTGGCATGTGGGGGCCCTATTTCGAGGCCGTGCTGCCCGGGCTTTGGCTCATCGAGGGAGGCCAGTCTGCGACCGGGGCGCTGCTCGACCACATCGTGCGGCTGCATGGAGGCGGATTGCCGCCGACGACCGAAACCCACGCGACGATAATCGCTCGCATACAGGAGATGCGTGCGCTTCATGGGGCTGACTTTGCCCACCGTCTTCACGTGCTGCCGGATTTCCACGGCAATCGTTCGCCGCTTGCCGATCCGCATGCGCTCGGCGTCATCAGCGGACTGGCGCTCGACTCCTCCTTCGATGCGCTGTGCCGGCTGTATTGGCGCACTTGCGTCGCGATCGCGCTCGGAATTCGTCATATCCTGGAGATGATGAAGGAAGCGGGCTACGAACTGGACACGCTGCACGTGACCGGCGGGCATGTTCGCAACCCCCTGCTGATGGAGCTCTATTGCGACGTCAGCGGGTGCCGGGTGATAGCACCCCAGGCGCCCGATGCCGTCCTCCTCGGCACGGCAATGACGGCGGCCGTCGCCGGCAGGCTCTACCCGGACCTCGCCAGCGCCGGACCTGCGATGTCGTCGATTGGAACGGAACGACTCCCCGATCCGGCGCTGCGTCATGTCTACGACCGGGACTACCGGCGGTTTCTCGCGCTCTATCGGCATCGCGAAGAGCTGGAGTCGATGGAGTGA
- a CDS encoding HAD family hydrolase: MAGHASRLVIFDCDGVLVDSEPISLGVLVDALAAAGVSMTAEEASERFLGRSLKTMSAILHEEHGLATDEVFLEGMRTRLYARFREELRPVAGIREAVERLGTTHCVASSSQPERIRLSLTVTGLIDLFEPNIFSASMVARGKPAPDLFLHASAQMGFDPSDCIVIEDSPAGIEAAKAAGMRVFAFAGGSHARNDRHRQALARLDPDVLFDDMAELIQFVRQ, from the coding sequence ATGGCGGGGCACGCCTCCAGGCTGGTGATTTTCGATTGCGACGGCGTATTGGTGGACAGCGAGCCGATTTCGCTCGGGGTCCTCGTCGACGCGCTCGCGGCTGCAGGCGTTTCGATGACGGCCGAGGAAGCGAGCGAGCGCTTTCTCGGCCGAAGCTTGAAGACCATGTCGGCGATCCTGCATGAAGAACACGGGCTCGCGACCGACGAGGTCTTTCTCGAGGGCATGCGGACCCGGCTCTATGCGCGTTTCCGCGAGGAGCTGAGGCCGGTCGCCGGCATACGCGAGGCGGTGGAACGGCTGGGAACCACCCATTGCGTGGCTTCCTCGAGCCAGCCTGAACGCATCCGCCTTTCGCTGACGGTGACGGGACTCATCGATCTGTTCGAGCCGAATATCTTCAGCGCCAGCATGGTTGCGCGCGGCAAGCCGGCGCCCGACCTGTTTCTGCATGCAAGCGCACAGATGGGTTTCGACCCGTCCGATTGCATCGTCATAGAGGACAGCCCGGCCGGCATCGAAGCGGCAAAGGCCGCGGGCATGCGCGTCTTCGCCTTCGCGGGGGGCAGCCACGCACGAAACGACCGTCACCGGCAGGCGCTCGCCAGGCTCGATCCCGACGTGCTGTTTGACGATATGGCCGAATTGATACAGTTTGTCCGGCAATAG
- a CDS encoding mannitol dehydrogenase family protein: MATKLSLATLDAVKARAGVPNYGRHDLRAGIVHFGVGNFHRAHQAVYLDDLFNLGRDRDWAIIGAGVLPSDKVMRDKLEAQDFLTTVVEQDNNRTGAHVTGAMIAYLEPGDTPAIVAQLASPLIRIVSLTITEGGYFIDPASGVFNPAHPAIVEDAQSPTEPKTVFGLILAGLAERRAKGIPPFTIMSCDNIPGNGEVTHAAVSGLARLSDPGFADWIDANVAFPNGMVDRITPATGTREIGIVASEYGIDDAWPVFCEEFKQWVLEDHFPQGRPALEEVGVQFVPDVAPYEHMKIRILNGGHAAIAYPAALLDIHFVHEAMEEPLIRAFLAKLEHDEIIPVIPPVPNTDLKDYYRLIETRFSNPKIGDTVARLAQDGSNRQPKFILPSAADRLRRGEDVVGLSLVSALWCRYFAGKSDSGKEIVFNDANADRLHAAALAAKDDPAAFLALSDIFGDVAQSDLFRRRFAHALHTLWEKGTRATLQLYLDGNLEE; this comes from the coding sequence ATGGCGACCAAACTCTCCCTGGCCACGCTCGATGCAGTCAAAGCCCGGGCCGGCGTTCCGAACTACGGTCGCCATGATCTTCGGGCCGGCATTGTCCACTTCGGCGTCGGCAATTTCCACCGCGCGCATCAGGCGGTCTATCTCGACGATCTTTTCAATCTGGGACGCGACCGCGATTGGGCGATCATCGGCGCGGGTGTCCTGCCATCGGACAAGGTCATGCGCGACAAGCTCGAGGCGCAGGACTTCCTGACCACGGTGGTCGAGCAGGACAACAACCGCACGGGCGCGCATGTCACGGGCGCCATGATCGCCTATCTCGAGCCGGGCGACACGCCGGCGATCGTGGCGCAGCTCGCAAGTCCGCTCATTCGCATCGTGTCGCTGACGATCACGGAAGGCGGTTATTTCATCGATCCGGCGTCCGGCGTCTTCAACCCGGCGCATCCGGCGATCGTGGAGGATGCGCAGAGCCCGACGGAGCCGAAAACCGTCTTCGGTCTGATCCTCGCAGGGCTCGCCGAACGCCGCGCCAAGGGTATTCCGCCGTTCACGATCATGTCCTGCGACAATATTCCTGGAAATGGCGAGGTCACCCACGCTGCTGTATCCGGCCTGGCGCGCCTTTCCGATCCAGGCTTTGCGGATTGGATCGATGCTAATGTCGCTTTTCCCAACGGCATGGTCGACCGCATCACGCCGGCGACCGGCACCCGGGAGATCGGGATCGTCGCCTCGGAATACGGCATCGACGATGCCTGGCCGGTTTTCTGCGAGGAGTTCAAGCAGTGGGTGCTGGAGGACCATTTTCCGCAAGGCCGCCCGGCACTCGAAGAGGTGGGCGTGCAATTCGTGCCCGATGTGGCGCCGTACGAGCACATGAAAATCCGCATTCTCAACGGCGGCCATGCGGCGATCGCCTATCCGGCGGCGCTGCTCGACATCCATTTCGTTCATGAGGCGATGGAAGAGCCGCTGATCCGCGCCTTCCTCGCGAAGCTGGAGCATGACGAGATCATCCCGGTGATCCCACCCGTTCCGAATACCGACCTGAAGGACTATTACAGGCTCATCGAGACGCGTTTCTCCAATCCGAAGATCGGCGACACGGTCGCGCGGCTGGCGCAGGACGGCTCCAACCGGCAGCCAAAATTCATCCTGCCGTCGGCGGCCGACCGCCTGCGCCGCGGCGAGGACGTCGTCGGGCTGTCGCTGGTCTCGGCGCTGTGGTGCCGCTATTTCGCCGGCAAGTCCGACAGCGGCAAGGAGATCGTCTTCAACGACGCGAACGCCGACCGGCTGCATGCCGCCGCGCTTGCGGCAAAGGACGATCCGGCGGCTTTCCTCGCGCTTTCCGACATTTTCGGCGACGTCGCGCAATCCGATCTTTTCCGGCGCCGTTTCGCCCATGCCTTGCACACGCTTTGGGAAAAAGGTACGCGCGCCACGCTCCAGCTTTATCTGGACGGAAACCTCGAGGAATGA
- a CDS encoding L-iditol 2-dehydrogenase → MKRLEGKSALITGSARGIGRAFAEAYVREGATVAIADINIERARQAAAEIGSAAYAVEMDVTRQDSIDAAIAATVEHAGGLDILVNNAALFDLAPIVEITRESYERLFSINVSGTLFTLQAAARQMIAQGRGGKIINMASQAGRRGEALVAIYCATKAAVISLTQSAGLDLIKHRINVNAIAPGVVDGEHWDGVDALFAKYENRPRGEKKRLVGEAVPYGRMGTAEDLTGMAIFLASAESDYIVAQTYNVDGGNWMS, encoded by the coding sequence ATGAAACGTCTCGAAGGAAAGAGCGCGCTGATCACCGGATCGGCGCGGGGTATCGGCCGCGCTTTCGCGGAGGCCTACGTGCGCGAGGGCGCCACAGTCGCGATCGCGGACATCAACATAGAACGTGCGAGGCAGGCGGCGGCCGAGATCGGGTCGGCCGCCTACGCGGTCGAAATGGACGTGACCCGGCAGGACTCCATCGACGCCGCGATCGCCGCGACCGTCGAACATGCGGGCGGGCTCGACATCCTCGTCAACAATGCGGCGCTCTTCGACCTCGCGCCGATCGTAGAGATCACCCGCGAGAGCTATGAAAGACTGTTCTCGATCAATGTCTCCGGCACGCTCTTCACGCTGCAGGCGGCGGCAAGACAGATGATCGCGCAGGGCAGGGGCGGCAAGATCATCAACATGGCGAGCCAGGCCGGCCGGCGGGGAGAGGCTCTGGTGGCGATCTATTGCGCCACCAAGGCCGCAGTCATCAGCCTCACCCAGTCCGCCGGCCTCGATCTCATCAAGCACCGCATCAACGTCAACGCCATTGCTCCCGGTGTCGTTGACGGCGAGCACTGGGACGGTGTCGACGCGCTTTTCGCCAAATACGAAAACCGTCCGCGCGGCGAGAAGAAGCGGTTGGTCGGGGAGGCCGTTCCCTATGGGCGCATGGGCACCGCAGAGGACCTGACCGGCATGGCGATTTTTCTCGCCTCGGCGGAAAGCGACTACATCGTCGCGCAGACCTATAACGTCGACGGCGGCAACTGGATGAGCTGA
- a CDS encoding ABC transporter ATP-binding protein — MGSITLKNVSKVFGAHAVIPSIDLDITDGEFVVFVGPSGCGKSTLLRLIAGLEDVSDGEIVIDGRNATELPPAKRGLSMVFQSYALYPHMSVRSNIAFPLKMAGEDKATIDRKVEDAARVLNLTDYLDRKPRQLSGGQRQRVAIGRAIVRQPEAFLFDEPLSNLDAALRVNMRLEISQLHQQLKTTMVYVTHDQVEAMTMADKIVVLNRGRIEQVGSPLDLYRRPDNLFVAGFIGSPKMNFISGAPAAGYQAHTIGIRPEHIALSKDKGTWRGTVGVAEHLGSDTFLHVNADGIGTLTARVGGDFAVTHGDQVYLTPDPERLHRFDEKGMAIR; from the coding sequence ATGGGAAGCATCACTCTCAAGAACGTATCGAAGGTCTTCGGCGCCCACGCCGTCATCCCTTCGATAGATCTCGATATCACCGACGGTGAGTTCGTCGTCTTCGTCGGCCCCTCGGGTTGCGGCAAGTCGACGCTTCTGAGGCTGATCGCCGGACTGGAGGATGTCAGCGACGGCGAGATCGTCATCGACGGCCGGAACGCCACCGAACTGCCGCCGGCAAAGCGCGGTCTTTCGATGGTGTTCCAGTCCTACGCGCTCTATCCGCATATGAGCGTGCGCTCCAACATCGCCTTTCCGCTGAAGATGGCGGGCGAGGACAAGGCCACCATCGACAGGAAGGTCGAGGACGCGGCGCGCGTCCTGAACCTCACCGATTATCTTGACCGCAAGCCCCGCCAGCTTTCCGGCGGCCAGCGCCAGCGCGTCGCGATCGGCCGGGCGATCGTCCGCCAGCCGGAAGCCTTCCTTTTCGACGAGCCGTTGTCGAACCTCGACGCCGCGCTGCGGGTCAACATGCGTCTGGAGATCAGCCAGCTTCACCAGCAACTGAAGACGACGATGGTCTACGTGACGCACGATCAGGTGGAGGCCATGACCATGGCCGACAAGATCGTCGTGCTCAACCGCGGCCGCATCGAGCAGGTGGGGTCGCCCCTCGACCTCTACCGCAGGCCGGACAATCTCTTCGTCGCCGGTTTCATCGGTTCGCCCAAGATGAACTTCATCTCCGGCGCGCCGGCCGCGGGCTATCAAGCCCATACGATCGGCATCCGCCCGGAGCATATCGCGCTTTCCAAGGACAAGGGCACGTGGCGGGGCACGGTGGGCGTGGCCGAACATCTCGGTTCGGACACATTCCTGCACGTGAATGCCGACGGCATCGGCACTTTGACGGCACGCGTCGGCGGCGATTTCGCCGTCACCCATGGCGACCAGGTCTATCTGACGCCGGATCCCGAGCGCCTCCACAGGTTCGATGAAAAGGGAATGGCAATTCGATGA
- a CDS encoding carbohydrate ABC transporter permease — protein sequence MARSVSTGRKLITTVVAWTIGILIFFPILWTFLTSFKTEAQAIASPPVFLFFDWTTENYSEVQSRSNYLKHFMNSVVVSFGSTLLGLLIAIPSAWAMAFSPTKRTKDVLMWMLSTKMMPPVGVLVPMYLIFRNWGLLDTRTGLVIVLTLINLPIIIWMLYTYFKEIPGEILEAARMDGASLSKEIVYVLTPMAIPGIASTLLLNIILAWNEAFWTLNLSAAKAAPLTAFIASYSSPEGLFYAKLSAASTMAIAPILILGWFSQKQLVRGLTFGAVK from the coding sequence ATGGCACGCAGTGTCTCTACCGGGCGCAAGCTCATCACGACTGTCGTGGCCTGGACGATCGGAATCCTGATCTTCTTTCCGATCCTCTGGACCTTCCTGACGAGCTTCAAGACGGAAGCCCAAGCGATCGCCTCGCCGCCGGTCTTCCTCTTCTTCGACTGGACGACCGAGAACTATTCCGAGGTGCAGAGCCGGTCGAATTATCTGAAACACTTCATGAATTCGGTGGTCGTTTCCTTCGGCTCGACCCTGCTCGGCCTGCTGATTGCGATCCCGTCGGCCTGGGCGATGGCGTTCTCGCCGACGAAGCGCACCAAGGATGTGCTGATGTGGATGCTTTCCACCAAGATGATGCCGCCGGTCGGCGTGCTGGTGCCGATGTATCTGATATTCCGCAACTGGGGCCTGCTCGACACGCGAACGGGGCTGGTGATCGTGCTGACGCTGATCAACCTGCCGATCATCATCTGGATGCTCTACACCTACTTCAAGGAGATCCCGGGCGAAATCCTCGAAGCGGCGCGCATGGACGGCGCATCGCTTTCCAAGGAAATCGTCTATGTGCTGACGCCAATGGCGATCCCCGGCATAGCCTCGACACTGCTGCTCAACATCATTCTTGCCTGGAACGAAGCGTTCTGGACCTTGAACCTGAGCGCTGCGAAAGCCGCGCCTCTCACCGCGTTCATCGCCTCCTATTCGAGCCCGGAGGGCCTCTTCTACGCAAAGCTGTCGGCGGCCTCGACGATGGCGATCGCGCCCATCCTCATTCTCGGCTGGTTCTCGCAAAAACAGCTCGTACGCGGCCTCACTTTCGGCGCAGTCAAATAA